ACATGTTCATGGACGCCCTGATGACGGCTTCGGTCCCCAAGAAAGACGCCAAAAAGCGAAAACGAAGACTCAGTGTGACTAAAGAGGGAAATAGTGCTACAGCCGAGACTCCTGTCACGAATGAAGTGGCTGCAGTGCTTGGATCTCCCACAAGCCCCACTATAGGGCTTAAATCCATGGCGCCCATCAATTTTTACCAGGACACTTTAACAGaagaatctgaaaaaaatgttgaagcTGCTTGTGATGAGAAGAACACTACTATAGATTCAGAAACTATTGATCAAGACTTAGAAACACCAGCAAGTCCTCCCACGCCTACAGACACGACTAACCAAATAGAAACTGATGATATTCCTACAACACCAAGAATGAATGGAGGGCTTAAAGGAGTTCTTTTATATTCCAAGAAAAAGGGGCCTAAAAGATCGATTAAATGGAAGGCTGAGGATGATTTAGTAGAAATACGATACTTTGAACTAGACGAGACTGAGCGAGTTAATGTAACAAAGACCTTCAATGATATGGCCAAAATGGAGGTCAGTAGTGAGAGAGAAGCTTTGATGTCCAGAAAGTTGGCTAATGAGGACGTCATGGAGCCTCAAATGACATGGAGGATATTGTATATTTGCGAACAAACTGAGCCTCTTATTGCCCCTGGATATAAAAGTCTGGAAAAGGATATTCAGTTTGCTCGAGAAAAAACTGTGCTTCCAGCTTTGTACTATGATAAAAGAAGAATACCTGATAGTGCGGAAGAGCCAATtcctgaaaatcatcaaattaGCGATCCAGTTATTATTCCTCTGGAAGACCCTGAGAGTCAAGAAATAGATTTAAGGCAAACGCCATGGCCGGAACCTAAAGGCAACGTGCCCCAAATCGAACCTCAGGCACCAGCGATGTTCCCCAATATGCCCTTCAATCCGAATTTCAACGCTATGGGAAATGTAACTCCTGGAGCGGTCCCATACATGGGTGTCCCTAATAGGTTCCCAGGCCCCCACGGCCCGATACCGCAAGTACCAGGGAATTTCATGCCACCAAACATGATGCACAACAACATGATGGGACCTTCAATGCAAATGAACCAGCCGGATATGATGAACCCAGTGGGCCCAATGAACCCCGCAATGTACGGCCCTGGTACCGATGGTTTCATGCCACATGGAAACATGGATCCCAACTTCCCGATGCAACAGCCGTTCAATGGCCCACCCGGCCCTAACATGAACATGTATGgtcataataattttaacaatcGAGGAGGTCGTGGAGGCTTCCCCCGAGGTGGAGGACACAATAACGGCGGATGGGTGCAAATGAATTTGGGACCGAGAAATTGGAATAAGAGAGGCGGGGGTGCACCAAGGGGTGGTAGGTTATGCAAGAACAAACAGAATCACGGTTATTGCAGAAACGAACCCAACTGTCCCTTTGTGCATTAACCGTTGttgtaaatttacaaaaacatgTGATATTAGAGGTAATCGTTAATTTATGAGATTCTAGCACAGGTCTTCGGATGTTCTTGAGGCTAAAGCTAAAAATCGACCATGTTAGTTAGTGCGAGCCCTAATGGCAACAatgtgatattaattttactgGAGCGACTTTTTTGAACGTTGAtagtttttgataattaaaactttttaataataaaggtaTATGGATCAAAGGATTTTGCAGAAGACgaagttttgttttatttgaaccaaaatgcaaaatgtttgataattaagattctaatttattaatatcttTCTCGATCGTGTCGAACtgaaagttttgatttttgcaaaTCCAGTCTATGTTAAGAGTCATTAAATAGGACTCGGCAACTCTTGTAAAGGTACTAAATTTCATTCCCCACAGGAACACAAGATCAACCAGTTGGTAGGTACCACCAGTACCTATTTATGTTAGGACGATAATGgaatttagttttctttttaatagattaataaaggattttctgtaaaatttgtattttctaatatacGAGGCACCGTATTTTAGGTCTCGATATAACACTTTAAGGAGcctgtaaataataaatattatcctTAGTTAAGTATTTGCTTTGTACATAGGTATTTAGATGCTGatcttttcttttataatccgttttaataaaaaaactggttATTATTTCggtttgtttatttagttTACTGGAAGTGCTGGCGTACTGAACATTTACACTGGAAATGACTATAAAGTTAGCATACCAATTATCTTCttgacaaaaattcaaaaatttgaggaTCAAATTGTGAATACAGGGTTAACTTTAGCTTGAAGCTAACTAGGTTTTTTGTCAGTTAAAATTGCCAgcacaataataaatttggaTCTTAGTCTTCTTCGAGATGATTTATCAACCACCCTTTTCCGCAGTTTATTGCATCACTTATCGCAACGTAGTTTAAGTTCATGACTTGTCTTTTCAGATTTGTTCGCTTCAATTCTCTTGCAAATTGCATGCAAAAGCATATGGGTACACGATTTTTTACTCATTTTGATCCAAAAATTTGCAGGTTGACTGCTATCAGAAGATGTGAACTGCTAAGAGAAGAACTATAAGAGTTGGAAATGAGAAAATAAGAAGTGAAAGGAGCCTTTATCCGTGTCCTTTCAAGGTGTCTTTGTGGGTCTCTCTGTGTGGACTGGAAGACATGTAGTTACTCGGTATCAGTGTAAGTAATAATCACTTATCATTctcttcttttaataatttatggattttcaacaatttttaatgattaaaacCCAATTAAGTAAGTCGAGATGAGTCTAAAAAGTTTCAAGATCGCATAGTTAATTAGTCAAATGCGCATTTCGGCATGCGTTAAATTTCATTCACCCTTGTCAAGAAATTCTCGTGTCTTGGGTtctattttccaattttttaatactcttTGTATATTTGAGGTAACTAAACgaatataaaaagaaataaaggaGTATAAAGCggattattttttttgaaataataattatttgcttgTGCATAACTTGACTGATTAAAGAACTtcttgaaaatcatttttttcgtatctctCCCAAATAATCCTCATCAGAAAATAGTTTAAATCTGTTCCTGTTCCTTCCAAATCATAAAGGTACGCTCATATGACACCACTTTTGAGAAAATCTTTGCAAAAAAAGatcttatattaattttcaaattttccttcttattaatttctgtacattaattagaaatttgataGTTTCCTTGCATCCAGGCAAAAGCAGTTCGTtctagttttaattaatacctttataaatattgtaaatagtCCTATAACTGTGGTGAAGAcctaaaaatgtattgtaaGAACCCAAAAGCATaatctttaattattaacaagtAATTGAAAAAGTCTACATAGTCTACAGAACCTGTTTTCTGTTTTCGAACAGTCTCACATGTCAAAGATCAAAGTCAAATTCAATACGACTGAGATATGACGTCACTGCAATTTGCATTTTCCATATGATCTAcgtcaaataatttaaatataaattacccaatcataattattattatttgtttgaataattgattttattttttatctttgttATCTGCCAGTATAAGTTAAACTGTGTCCTGATAAGTTCGTGAGTGCTTGAGTTTGTGAACGTTAGTTGACATATTATATCCAATTTATCTTTAAAGTTCAGCAATAGCTCAAATGcacaatatttcatttttctagcTTTGTGAGTATCTCTTGAGCGATAATGCAACGTTGGTTTTCTCTCTCAGAAAATCCGCACAATGTAGGTATAAGAATAGGCAAAGGGGACTCAGCCAGCACTAGCCCCTTAGTAACTTCTAATAAGTATGCATCCTGTAATTGGAAGTTTCGAGTCAAAGCTCCATCACTAAAACAGGATGAAACTGTATGTGTTGTCGGTAATTTTAAAGAACTAGGCTCATGGATGCCCGAGAGATGTGTGCCTTTAGAACAGGAAGGGGATTCTGATATTTGGTCTGCAGTGATAGAAATACCAGATAAGAGGAAAGCTCAGTATCGCTACTGTATTTGTGTGATTATCGAAAGTGGAATACAGGTGATTGTTCGGAGTTGGGAGACCAATATCAAGCCTAGAGTAATAGACTTTTCAGAAGTTTCTTCTAATTCGGATAgtaatatacaaatttatggAAGTTATGATGAAAATGAGCATTATGATAGGGGATGGCTGTGCAAAGAGTCTGTAGTCCAATTGAAGCTCTGCAATAACCCACTCACTCTTTGGAAACCTAAATATTCTTCCTGCCAAGTCTTCATCAAAGTAACTCCAATTAATTTGAGGTCCCACAGCTCTAATTCTCCATTATCTATGTCTGAAGCTTTAGAAGAGTCTTTGAGTGATACTCAGGAGGGTATAGAAAGTgctaaattttctttcactgAAGCTGCAGTGTTAAATGATGATGATCCAACTTTCAAACCTCAAAACCAGTTTGGCACCAACATCACTAAAGATGGCATGATAATTTTTCAGAGCACAGTTTTATTTCCTCATAACACGGCTTATTTATTTGACTTTTATGTCTATTCGCCTCGAGCTCAGGAAAATGAACTCCCTCATCATGCAGGCTTCAGTTATTTACTCCCCACAGCCCTGTCTTCTTCTGAAGGCAATATTGTAATGCCAGTAACAAGTACAAAACACAGACCATTAGGAGAATTGAGAGTAGACTATTTATTAATAGGAGCAATGCCCAATTACAAATGTGATATGAGCATTTCTTATGCTAGACACTGGAAAAAGACCAGGTCAGGATTGGATGTGGGGCATCGGGGATCTGGATCTAGCTTTAAAACCAAAGTGCAGAATTGTGCTGAAGTTAGAGAAAATACTATTGCTTCAATGAAAAATGCAATTGAGCATGGGGCTGATTTTGTTGAGTTTGATGTGCAGTTAAGTAAAGATTTGGTGCCGATTATTTACCATGACTTTCATGTATGCATTTCAATGAAAAAGAAGAAGGACATTGAAACATTGGATATGTTGGAGATTCCATTGAAAGAACTTACTCTAGAGCAGCTGAGGTTGTTGaaagtaagtaattttttggaaaaaaaataaaaattcacaagaGTATCTTGGCAATGGTAAACACACAATTTAGGCAAGGTCTGTAATATTTGATTATCAGGTAAGTAAAAGtgcaattttatttg
The sequence above is drawn from the Euwallacea similis isolate ESF13 chromosome 35, ESF131.1, whole genome shotgun sequence genome and encodes:
- the LOC136418479 gene encoding glycerophosphocholine phosphodiesterase GPCPD1 isoform X2 gives rise to the protein MQRWFSLSENPHNVGIRIGKGDSASTSPLVTSNKYASCNWKFRVKAPSLKQDETVCVVGNFKELGSWMPERCVPLEQEGDSDIWSAVIEIPDKRKAQYRYCICVIIESGIQVIVRSWETNIKPRVIDFSEVSSNSDSNIQIYGSYDENEHYDRGWLCKESVVQLKLCNNPLTLWKPKYSSCQVFIKVTPINLRSHSSNSPLSMSEALEESLSDTQEGIESAKFSFTEAAVLNDDDPTFKPQNQFGTNITKDGMIIFQSTVLFPHNTAYLFDFYVYSPRAQENELPHHAGFSYLLPTALSSSEGNIVMPVTSTKHRPLGELRVDYLLIGAMPNYKCDMSISYARHWKKTRSGLDVGHRGSGSSFKTKVQNCAEVRENTIASMKNAIEHGADFVEFDVQLSKDLVPIIYHDFHVCISMKKKKDIETLDMLEIPLKELTLEQLRLLKVYHLTEGKSKNPKFFDEELEDHQPFPTLQQVLETLTPHVGFNIEIKWTMKLADGSYELYHPTDLNLYLDTILEVVLRHGGDRRIIFSCFNPDICQVIRFKQNKYPVIFLTIGESEIYPRYADPRCWSIKSATQYAIMTEILGINVHTEDVLRHPPLIQIAKNANLIIFCWGDQNADPTTIKFLKQLGLHGVIYDKIHEYSSKEVKESIFLLKARESQKELIQGCQRVQL
- the LOC136418479 gene encoding glycerophosphocholine phosphodiesterase GPCPD1 isoform X1 → MQRWFSLSENPHNVGIRIGKGDSASTSPLVTSNKYASCNWKFRVKAPSLKQDETVCVVGNFKELGSWMPERCVPLEQEGDSDIWSAVIEIPDKRKAQYRYCICVIIESGIQVIVRSWETNIKPRVIDFSEVSSNSDSNIQIYGSYDENEHYDRGWLCKESVVQLKLCNNPLTLWKPKYSSCQVFIKVTPINLRSHSSNSPLSMSEALEESLSDTQEGIESAKFSFTEAAVLNDDDPTFKPQNQFGTNITKDGMIIFQSTVLFPHNTAYLFDFYVYSPRAQENELPHHAGFSYLLPTALSSSEGNIVMPVTSTKHRPLGELRVDYLLIGAMPNYKCDMSISYARHWKKTRSGLDVGHRGSGSSFKTKVQNCAEVRENTIASMKNAIEHGADFVEFDVQLSKDLVPIIYHDFHVCISMKKKKDIETLDMLEIPLKELTLEQLRLLKVYHLTEGKSKNPKFFDEELEDHQPFPTLQQVLETLTPHVGFNIEIKWTMKLADGSYELYHPTDLNLYLDTILEVVLRHGGDRRIIFSCFNPDICQVIRFKQNKYPVIFLTIGESEIYPRYADPRCWSIKSATQYAIMTEILGINVHTEDVLRHPPLIQIAKNANLIIFCWGDQNADPTTIKFLKQLGLHGVIYDKIHEYSSKEVKESIFLLKARESQKELIQLAALQAETEFSSPHSLHPNQPTPEVGMVLPGEISTATSMGSLENTTSDYKKPPGSKAGG